In the Colletotrichum lupini chromosome 1, complete sequence genome, one interval contains:
- a CDS encoding glycerophosphoryl diester phosphodiesterase, whose product MKFGRNLPRNQVPEWAAFYINYKGLKKLIKAAAQSAKNGETVDLAEFFFALDRNLEDVDSFYNRKLGEAVRRLSLLRDRYGRVPDVVSNLDEDETEELMGALYEMRIMLRSLNWFAEINRRGFVKITKKLDKKLPETASQHRYISTKVDPLPFAKDTTSTRLLTEINKWISALGDARNVDDSKSDRSVRSLGRASSKAMLTLSQNLLDTLEQAIRNDNVDSLKAGLDEGNVTGEQSSQSLLLNLLQRSIAARSKASIAYLIDQLPSIYEPEDINHRNCIHRLVIHIGRTKSSDPDNEPKSYPFPIGTQFTSHDLQPAVSQAVVPRALNQNETKLLGKDDEAVQILMYLLDTLKPEHRDALTARDSFGRLPLHYAARFGFVVVCQVIMAKMQEWGQFNVENGIDAPEWQDNEGYAPLHLSVVGGHPLTTKALLQGENWQGVSVRKAEMRRTVSKSGAVLAMATKSNYKVIVEMLVEAGVDINWQDKTGETALHLAARFGHDEIAKSLIAGTDEQKADLEIAENTYAWTPLHVAAVDGHLSIVQLLVDSGAVVAKADSSGWTAKEHAALRGHLDIARLIATQAESEIIQPTNNLKISNESSPRSSSPENMSSIDGRKSNGAIRPVEPVKTFGHRYLTDQSMVLVSLGSMDMRKNIEAVKLDRVPLTEAHLTELDTALSIVVSATGAKGEPTIVDLPVHETISTEPIVFTSADPSQVKLMFDIVPTYSGNEKNKIGRGVALLSSIRPTLGTKRMNLQGDVCVPILANNLDVIGTVNFNFLVVTPFSHPNMEINSQQTYWKKLASTMVIGHRGMGKNMTSNKSLQLGENTVPSFIAAANLGAQYVEFDVQLTKDHVPVIYHDFLVSETGIDAPVHTLTLEQFLHINPDSNRTNGVNNGVNAVNERIERVRNNAPGPRQRSLSMGYAGDGLNGHSEERMKHTRDFKNKGYKANSRGNFIQAPFATLEDLFRQLPEHIGFNIEMKYPMLHESEEQEMDTYAVELNSFCDTVLSKVYDLAGNRHIIFSSFNPDICLCLTFKQPSIPIMFLTDAGTCPVGDIRASSLQEAIRFASRWNLIGIVSAAEPLINSPRLVRVVKESGLLCVSYGTLNNNPIMVQRQVKEGIDAVIVDNVLAIRKGLTTTEAEVLKGSGEDLEEGSEGDSA is encoded by the exons ATGAAGTTCGGCAGAAA TCTCCCCCGCAACCAAGTCCCCGAGTGGGCGGCCTTCTACATCAATTACAAGGGCCTGAAGAAGTTGATCAAGGCCGCGGCGCAATCGGCCAAGAACGGAGAGACGGTGGATCTTGCAG AATTCTTCTTTGCCCTGGATCGTAATCTCGAAGACGTCGACTCTTTCTACAACCGCAAGCTTGGCGAGGCCGTCCGCCGTCTCAGTCTGTTGCGCGACCGCTATGGCCGCGTTCCCGACGTCGTCTCCAACCTCGACGAGGATGAGACCGAGGAGCTCATGGGCGCTCTCTACGAGATGCGCATCATGCTGAGAAGCCTCAATTGGTTCGCCGAGATCAACCGCAGAGGCTTCGTCAAAATCACAAAGAAGCTCGACAAGAAGCTCCCCGAGACGGCTTCCCAGCACCGCTACATCTCGACAAAAGTCGACCCTTTGCCGTTTGCTAAGGACACCACGAGCACACGCCTCCTCACTGAGATTAACAAATGGATCTCCGCTCTGGGTGACGCCCGCAACGTTGACGACTCCAAGTCAGACAGGTCAGTGCGGTCTCTGGGCCGCGCATCCTCCAAGGCCATGTTGACTTTGTCGCAAAACCTACTCGATACTCTAGAGCAGGCCATCCGTAACGACAATGTCGACTCACTCAAGGCCGGACTGGACGAGGGCAACGTGACGGGTGAGCAGTCTTCTCAGAGCTTGCTTCTCAACCTCCTGCAGCGTTCCATTGCTGCGAGATCCAAGGCGAGCATCGCCTATCTTATCGATCAGCTGCCGTCCATTTACGAGCCCGAGGACATCAACCACCGCAACTGCATTCACCGACTTGTCATTCACATTGGCAGAACCAAGTCGTCTGATCCCGACAATGAGCCGAAGTCGTATCCTTTCCCGATCGGCACTCAGTTCACTTCTCACGACCTCCAGCCTGCAGTCTCGCAGGCTGTGGTTCCCCGCGCACTCAATCAAAACGAGACGAAGCTGCTCGGCAAAGATGACGAGGCTGTTCAGATTCTCATGTACCTACTCGACACTCTCAAGCCTGAACACAGAGATGCGCTCACCGCCAGAGACTCCTTTGGACGCCTGCCGCTTCACTATGCCGCCCGTTTCGGCTTCGTCGTCGTGTGCCAGGTCATCATGGCCAAGATGCAGGAGTGGGGTCAATTCAACGTCGAGAATGGCATCGATGCCCCCGAGTGGCAGGATAACGAGGGATATGCTCCTTTGCACCTGAGTGTCGTGGGTGGACATCCGCTGACCACCAAGGCCCTTCTTCAGGGCGAAAACTGGCAGGGTGTGAGTGTCAGGAAGGCCGAGATGAGACGAACGGTATCCAAATCCGGTGCAGTTCTCGCTATGGCCACCAAGTCCAACTATAAGGTCATCGTCGAGATGCTCGTTGAAGCTGGAGTCGACATCAACTGGCAGGACAAGACGGGTGAAACCGCTCTGCACCTTGCCGCCCGATTCGGCCACGATGAAATTGCAAAGTCGCTGATTGCCGGCACCGACGAACAGAAAGCCGACCTTGAGATTGCAGAGAACACCTACGCCTGGACTCCGCTCCATGTCGCCGCTGTTGACGGTCACTTGTCGATAGTACAACTGCTGGTTGATTCTGGCGCGGTTGTCGCCAAGGCCGACTCATCTGGTTGGACTGCCAAGGAACACGCCGCCCTGCGTGGTCATCTCGACATAGCCAGGCTCATCGCGACGCAAGCCGAGTCCGAGATTATACAACCTACCAACAATCTCAAGATTTCTAACGAGAGCTCTCCCCGGTCCTCATCCCCCGAGAACATGTCTTCGATCGATGGTCGCAAGTCAAATGGTGCTATTCGTCCCGTTGAGCCGGTCAAAACCTTTGGTCAtcgataccttaccgatcagAGCATGGTTCTCGTCAGTCTCGGATCCATGGATATGCGCAAGAATATCGAGGCCGTCAAACTCGACCGCGTTCCCTTGACCGAGGCCCACTTGACGGAACTCGACACCGCCTTGTCTATTGTCGTGTCGGCCACTGGCGCCAAGGGAGAGCCCACCATTGTTGACTTGCCTGTACACGAGACCATCTCCACAGAGCCTATCGTTTTCACTTCGGCGGACCCTTCCCAGGTCAAGCTGATGTTTGACATTGTCCCAACTTACTCTGGAAACGAGAAGAACAAGATTGGACGTGGTGTGGCCCTGTTGTCATCCATCAGGCCGACACTTGGCACTAAGCGCATGAACCTCCAGGGTGATGTCTGTGTGCCGATTCTGGCCAACAACTTGGATGTCATTGGCACTGTCAACTTCAACTTCCTGGTTGTCACGCCATTCTCGCATCCCAACATGGAAATCAACTCCCAGCAGACCTACTGGAAGAAGCTAGCTTCAACGATGGTCATTGGTCACCGCGGCATGGGTAAGAACATGACGAGCAACAAGTCTCTCCAGCTTGGAGAGAACACGGTACCTTCATTCATCGCAGCAGCCAACCTAGGTGCGCAGTACGTCGAATTCGATGTTCAGCTTACCAAGGACCATGTCCCGGTTATTTACCATGACTTCCTTGTCAGTGAGACGGGTATCGATGCCCCGGTTCATACCTTGACCCTGGAGCAGTTCCTGCACATCAACCCCGACTCAAACCGCACCAATGGTGTTAACAACGGTGTCAACGCAGTCAATGAGAGAATCGAGCGCGTGAGAAACAACGCACCTGGCCCTAGACAGCGGTCTTTGTCCATGGGCTACGCTGGTGATGGCCTCAACGGACACAGCGAAGAGCGCATGAAGCACACTCGCGACTTCAAGAACAAGGGCTACAAAGCCAACTCCAGAGGCAACTTCATTCAAGCTCCATTTGCCACATTGGAGGACTTGTTCCGACAGCTCCCCGAGCACATCGGCTTCAACATTGAGATGAAGTACCCCATGCTCCACGAGAGCGAGGAGCAGGAGATGGATACCTACGCCGTCGAGCTCAACTCCTTCTGTGACACTGTACTGTCCAAGGTCTATGATCTTGCTGGCAACAGGCACATCATCTTCAGCTCCTTCAATCCGGACATTTGTCTTTGCTTGACTTTCAAGCAGCCTTCCATCCCCATCATGTTCTTGACGGATGCGGGCACCTGCCCTGTCGGTGATATCAGAGCGTCCTCTCTTCAAGAGGCGATTCGTTTCGCTAGCCGATGGAACTTGATTGGTATTGTAAGTGCCGCAGAGCCGCTCATTAACAGCCCCCGGCTGGTGCGCGTCGTCAAGGAAAGCGGTCTGCTGTGTGTCAGTTACGGTACATTGAACAACAACCCCATCATGGTCCAG CGCCAGGTGAAGGAAGGCATCGATGCAGTCATCGTGGACAACGTCCTCGCCATTAGAAAGGGCCTGACGACGACCGAGGCCGAAGTTCTCAAGGGTTCTGGCGAAGACCTTGAGGAGGGATCCGAGGGTGATTCAGCTTAG